One genomic region from Argentina anserina chromosome 2, drPotAnse1.1, whole genome shotgun sequence encodes:
- the LOC126783304 gene encoding scopoletin glucosyltransferase-like: MDTKTSQSHIFFFPYMSHSHIIPVIDMAKLFASKGIKTTIVSTPHNLSLFSKTIERSKLSGFEIGVLSIKFPAVEVGLPEGCESAHLVQGYEDLQKFLKATAMLEQPLEKLIKEHRPNCLVADIYFPWTTDLAARFGIPRLVFHGTNFISQSVSHHLMRMDLNEVSDSEPLVIPNLPHEFKIPGNQIPDFMKQESELKRFGQSAAESETKSFGVIVNSFYEIEPAYADHYRNVLGIKAWHIGPTFLCHKEIEDKAQRGLENSINGHECQKWLDFKKPNSVIYVSFGSIVKFEDAQLIEIALGLEASGQHFIWVVKKDQKSDHESNEGWLPEGFEKRIEGRGLVIRGWAPQLQILEHVAVGGFVTHCGWNSTLEAVAAGVPMVTWPAFADQFYNEKLVTQILGIGVGVGVSSWGRFGGERVKNGAIEKVVKQIMVGEEAEGMRSRAKKLGEAARNSVKEGGSSYKDLNRLIDELGIHTKIATLE; the protein is encoded by the coding sequence ATGGATACCAAAACCAGCCAGTCtcacattttcttcttcccttATATGAGTCACAGCCACATAATACCAGTCATAGACATGGCCAAACTATTTGCTTCCAAAGGTATCAAAACCACCATAGTCTCTACCCCTCATAACCTGTCCCTCTTCTCCAAAACAATCGAAAGAAGCAAACTTTCCGGTTTTGAAATCGGAGTCCTTTCTATCAAATTCCCTGCTGTGGAGGTTGGATTGCCAGAAGGGTGTGAGAGTGCTCACTTGGTCCAAGGGTATGAAGACCTCCAAAAGTTCTTGAAGGCCACAGCAATGCTAGAGCAACCACTTGAGAAGCTAATCAAAGAACACAGACCCAATTGTCTTGTCGCCGACATTTATTTCCCATGGACAACTGATCTTGCCGCAAGGTTTGGAATTCCAAGGCTTGTTTTCCATGGAACAAACTTCATCTCTCAGTCAGTTTCACACCATTTGATGAGAATGGACCTCAACGAAGTGTCTGATTCCGAACCACTAGTCATTCCCAATTTACCACACGAGTTCAAGATTCCAGGAAACCAAATACCTGACTTCATGAAACAAGAATCTGAGCTGAAACGTTTTGGCCAATCGGCTGCTGAATCGGAGACAAAAAGCTTTGGGGTTATTGTTAATAGCTTCTATGAGATTGAACCAGCCTATGCTGATCATTATAGAAACGTTCTGGGAATCAAGGCTTGGCATATAGGCCCAACATTTCTATGCCACAAGGAGATCGAAGACAAGGCACAAAGAGGACTAGAGAACTCCATAAATGGACATGAATGTCAGAAATGGCTAGATTTCAAGAAACCCAACTCTGTAATCTACGTGAGCTTTGGAAGCATTGTCAAGTTTGAAGATGCTCAGCTCATAGAAATCGCTTTGGGACTTGAAGCTTCGGGGCAGCACTTCATCTGGGTTGTCAAGAAAGATCAAAAGAGTGATCATGAAAGTAATGAGGGCTGGTTGCCTGAAGGATTTGAGAAGAGAATTGAAGGCAGAGGACTAGTTATAAGAGGTTGGGCACCTCAGTTGCAGATTCTGGAACATGTGGCGGTCGGGGGGTTCGTGACACACTGTGGGTGGAACTCGACGCTTGAAGCAGTGGCTGCTGGAGTTCCGATGGTTACGTGGCCAGCGTTTGCTGACCAGTTTTACAATGAGAAGCTGGTGACGCAAATACTTGGGATCGGAGTTGGTGTTGGGGTTTCAAGTTGGGGTAGATTTGGAGGGGaaagagtgaagaatgggGCTATAGAGAAGGTGGTGAAGCAGATAATGGTGGGTGAAGAAGCAGAGGGAATGAGAAGCAGAGCCAAGAAACTTGGGGAAGCGGCACGCAATAGTGTGAAGGAAGGTGGATCATCGTACAAGGATTTGAATCGCTTAATTGATGAATTGGGGATCCATACCAAAATTGCCACACTTGAGTGA
- the LOC126784651 gene encoding RNA polymerase II C-terminal domain phosphatase-like 4 — MMSVDVVSPILNNIDNLHGSYLKRARAFDFDYFDLGFLDQRPKRFKGLETDLGVKPMPSDFRFGYVPKGVALKDDEIERLRNKNTNRLLNRKKLHLVLDLDHTLLNTASFDDLSPDEEYLRTQTQSAHGLQYVNIVDAQQIVTKIRPFIRNFLVQADLMFELSIYTMGAREYALEMVKLLDPGNVLFGGRIISRSESTVPDRKSLDALLARDSAVVILDDTKNVWTGEDKENVIVVPRYHFFRASRQKFGLGDGKSYAELNSDEPRDSSYLANVLQVLRDVHTRFFDEAELQGCDIIDRDVRSVLKSRKKEVLKGCKIVFSHVIPLGVKAETHPLWKMAEQLGATCTTEADASVTHVVAADARTQKSYWAVSAGKFLVNPQWIHTSNFTWQKEPEKDFPCH; from the coding sequence ATGATGAGTGTTGATGTTGTCTCTCCCATTTTGAATAATATTGATAATCTTCATGGGTCTTATCTTAAGAGGGCTAGAGCGTTTGATTTCGATTACTTTGACCTAGGGTTTTTAGATCAGAGGCCTAAAAGGTTTAAGGGTTTAGAGACCGATCTTGGTGTCAAACCCATGCCTTCTGATTTTAGATTTGGGTATGTACCCAAGGGAGTAGCGCTTAAGGATGATGAAATCGAACGATTACGTAATAAAAACACTAATCGTCTATTGAATCGTAAGAAACTTCATCTTGTTCTTGATCTAGATCACACCCTCCTCAATACTGCTTCCTTTGATGATCTGTCACCCGACGAGGAGTATTTGAGGACCCAAACCCAGTCTGCTCATGGTTTGCAGTATGTTAACATTGTCGACGCTCAGCAGATTGTGACCAAGATTAGGCCCTTCATTAGGAATTTCCTTGTTCAAGCTGATCTGATGTTTGAGCTGTCCATATACACCATGGGTGCTCGAGAGTATGCTCTCGAAATGGTTAAGCTGCTTGACCCCGGCAATGTTCTTTTCGGGGGTAGGATCATTTCGCGTAGTGAGAGCACGGTGCCGGATAGGAAGAGTCTAGACGCCTTACTCGCCCGCGATTCGGCTGTTGTTATCCTTGATGATACGAAGAATGTATGGACTGGTGAGGACAAGGAGAATGTTATAGTAGTGCCTAGGTACCATTTCTTTAGAGCTAGTCGCCAGAAGTTTGGCCTCGGTGATGGTAAGTCGTATGCTGAGTTGAATAGTGATGAACCGCGCGATTCTTCTTATCTCGCAAATGTGCTTCAAGTTCTTAGGGATGTCCACACCAGATTCTTTGATGAGGCTGAGTTGCAGGGGTGTGATATTATTGATAGGGATGTGAGGTCTGTGTTGAAATCGCGTAAGAAGGAAGTCTTGAAGGGCTGTAAAATTGTATTCAGCCATGTTATCCCCTTAGGAGTCAAGGCTGAAACTCATCCTTTGTGGAAGATGGCGGAGCAATTGGGTGCTACTTGTACAACAGAAGCCGATGCATCAGTCACACATGTAGTTGCAGCAGATGCTCGAACGCAGAAATCGTATTGGGCAGTTAGTGCAGGAAAGTTTTTGGTGAATCCGCAATGGATTCATACTTCAAATTTTACATGGCAAAAGGAACCTGAAAAAGACTTTCCCTGCCATTAG
- the LOC126783412 gene encoding UDP-glucose flavonoid 3-O-glucosyltransferase 7-like — METKTHEQLHIFFLPFMGQGHTLPLIDIAKLFASRGEKSTIITTPANAPIFTRAIQTSRSSGLDIELLLIKFPSTEVGLPEGIESSNWSETAEIAEKFFKALSLLEQQIEKLLHQYHPHCIVSSSLFHWTTDLAAKFGIPRLIFQGPGFFPLCASMSVTLYQPHMKVASDSEAFVLPNLPHEIIITRNELPSYIKQDDETEILKLLKQCRETEKRSFGIIINSFYELEPDYADHYRKAFGRKSWHIGPVSLCNTAENDQSARGREGSDDQVHECLHWLNSKKPNSVVYVCFGSLNSFSDCVLTEIALGLEASEHQFIWVAKKEKDDKEEWLPEGFEQRMEGKGLIIRGWAPQLLILQHEAVGAFLTHCGWNSILEGVTAGVPMITWPLFADQFYNEKLVTQILGIGVSVGSRKTSDGAVKSKAGVKWEAIKKAVTEIMDGDEAEKIRCKAVALGEIARSAVEEGGSSYSDLTALIEEVRSFKS; from the coding sequence ATGGAGACCAAAACTCATGAGCAGCTTCACATTTTCTTCCTTCCATTCATGGGTCAAGGCCACACTTTACCCCTCATAGATATAGCAAAACTCTTTGCTTCACGTGGAGAAAAATCCACCATAATAACCACCCCAGCCAATGCACCAATCTTCACCAGAGCAATCCAAACAAGTAGAAGTTCGGGTTTAGATATTGAACTTCTTCTTATCAAATTCCCTTCTACTGAAGTTGGGTTGCCCGAAGGAATTGAAAGTTCTAACTGGAGTGAAACCGCAGAGATAGCGGAGAAGTTCTTCAAAGCTCTATCATTGCTTGAACAACAAATAGAAAAGCTTTTACACCAATATCATCCTCACTGCATTGTTTCAAGCTCTTTGTTTCATTGGACTACGGATCTTGCTGCCAAGTTCGGGATTCCGAGGCTCATCTTTCAAGGACCTGGTTTCTTCCCCTTGTGTGCTTCAATGAGTGTGACGCTCTACCAACCTCATATGAAGGTTGCATCTGATTCAGAAGCTTTTGTTCTCCCTAATCTCCCACACGAGATCATCATAACCAGAAACGAGTTACCATCTTATATTAAACAAGATGACGAGACAGAGATCTTGAAATTGCTCAAACAGTGTAGAGAGACTGAGAAAAGGAGTTTTGGGATTATCATTAACAGCTTTTATGAACTTGAACCAGATTATGCAGATCACTATAGGAAGGCGTTTGGTAGGAAATCATGGCATATTGGCCCGGTATCCTTATGCAACACGGCGGAAAATGATCAATCGGCAAGGGGAAGAGAAGGCTCAGATGATCAAGTACATGAGTGCTTGCATTGGCTTAATTCTAAGAAACCTAATTCGGTTGTTTATGTATGCTTTGGAAGTCTGAATAGTTTCAGTGATTGTGTGCTGACAGAAATTGCTTTAGGTCTTGAGGCTTCAGAACATCAATTCATCTGGGTTgccaagaaagaaaaggatgATAAAGAAGAGTGGTTACCTGAAGGATTTGAGCAGAGAATGGAGGGCAAGGGACTTATTATAAGAGGTTGGGCTCCCCAACTACTGATTCTCCAACATGAAGCAGTTGGGGCCTTTCTCACTCATTGTGGGTGGAACTCAATCCTAGAAGGAGTGACTGCTGGGGTGCCAATGATCACCTGGCCGTTGTTTGCAGACCAGTTTTACAATGAGAAGTTGGTGACTCAGATACTTGGGATTGGGGTTTCTGTGGGTTCTCGAAAGACGTCAGATGGTGCTGTGAAGAGCAAAGCCGGTGTGAAGTGGGAGGCTATTAAGAAGGCTGTGACTGAAATCATGGATGGTGATGAAGCTGAGAAAATAAGATGCAAAGCTGTTGCGTTAGGAGAGATCGCAAGGAGCGCGGTTGAAGAGGGTGGCTCATCGTACTCGGATCTAACTGCTCTCATTGAAGAGGTGAGGTCCTTCAAGTCTTGA
- the LOC126782301 gene encoding UDP-glucose flavonoid 3-O-glucosyltransferase 7-like, whose amino-acid sequence MDTKTDQQLQIFFLPYMAHGHTLPLIDTAKFFASHGSKSTIITTPFNAPLISKSIQSSKSLGLDIDLLVINFPSTEVGLPEGIENANLATNREMKEKLYKASTLFAPQVEQILEQYHPHCLIADSLYHWSTDAAAKFGIPRITFHGVGYFPLCASLSVILYQPHIKVSSDTEPFVIPNLPHEIKSTRNQVPAFLNLDGNTELIKLVKASVEAETRSYGNIVNSFYELEPDYAHHYRNVLGRKSWHIGPVSLCNKAEEDKSARGGKEGSADRVHECIDWLNKKEVNSVVYICFGSLTIFSDCQLIEIASALEASHQQFIWVVRKEHDDEEEWLLKEFEQRMEGEGLIISGWAPQLLILEHEATGAFVTHCGWNSILEGVSAGVPMITWPVTGEQFYNEKLVTELLGIGVAVGAEKWATFEEESARSEANVKREAIEKAVTEIMVGDKAEDMRSRAKALGEMASRAVEEGGSSFSDLTALIEELKSIRS is encoded by the coding sequence ATGGACACCAAAACAGATCAGCAGCTCCAAATTTTCTTCCTTCCTTACATGGCTCATGGCCATACTTTACCCCTCATAGACACTGCCAAATTTTTCGCTTCACATGGTTCCAAATCCACCATCATAACCACCCCTTTCAATGCTCCACTCATCTCCAAATCAATCCAATCAAGCAAAAGTTTGGGTTTAGATATTGACCTTCTTGTCATCAATTTTCCATCTACTGAAGTTGGGTTGCCAGAAGGAATCGAAAATGCTAATTTGGCTACAAACCGAGAGATGAAGGAAAAGCTCTACAAAGCCAGCACTCTCTTTGCACCACAGGTAGAGCAGATCTTAGAACAATATCATCCTCACTGCCTTATTGCAGACAGTTTATATCATTGGTCAACAGATGCTGCAGCCAAGTTTGGGATTCCTAGGATCACCTTTCATGGAGTCGGTTATTTCCCCTTGTGTGCTTCATTGAGTGTGATACTCTACCAACCACACATAAAGGTTTCATCTGATACAGAACCTTTTGTTATTCCTAATCTCCCACATGAGATCAAGTCCACAAGAAACCAAGTACCAGCTTTCCTCAATCTAGATGGCAATACAGAACTAATCAAGTTGGTCAAAGCATCCGTAGAGGCTGAGACGAGGAGCTATGGAAACATCGTTAACAGCTTCTATGAACTTGAACCAGATTATGCACATCATTATAGGAATGTTTTGGGCAGAAAATCATGGCATATCGGCCCGGTTTCTCTATGCAACAAGGCAGAAGAAGATAAATCAGCAAGGGGAGGAAAAGAAGGCTCTGCTGATAGAGTACATGAGTGCATTGATTGGCTTAATAAAAAGGAAGTCAATTCAGttgtttatatatgttttggaAGCCTCACCATTTTCAGTGATTGTCAGCTCATAGAGATTGCCTCGGCTCTTGAGGCTTCTCATCAGCAATTCATCTGGGTTGTGAGGAAGGAACacgatgatgaagaagagtgGTTGCTTAAAGAGTTTGAACAGAGAATGGAAGGTGAAGGACTCATTATAAGTGGCTGGGCTCCCCAACTACTAATACTTGAGCATGAAGCAACTGGGGCCTTTGTCACGCATTGTGGGTGGAACTCAATACTTGAAGGAGTGTCTGCTGGGGTTCCAATGATCACATGGCCGGTGACCGGAGAGCAGTTCTACAATGAGAAGCTGGTGACCGAGTTACTTGGGATTGGAGTTGCTGTAGGGGCTGAAAAGTGGGCTACATTTGAGGAGGAAAGCGCGAGGAGCGAAGCCAATGTGAAGAGGGAGGCCATAGAGAAGGCTGTGACTGAAATCATGGTGGGTGATAAAGCAGAAGATATGAGAAGCAGAGCTAAAGCGCTTGGAGAAATGGCAAGCAGGGCTGTTGAAGAAGGTGGTTCTTCATTCTCCGATTTAACAGCTCTCATTGAAGAGTTGAAGTCCATAAGGTCCTGA
- the LOC126782302 gene encoding UDP-glucose flavonoid 3-O-glucosyltransferase 7-like, whose product MEIKTDQQLHIFFLPYMAQGHTLPLIDIAKLFASRGVKSTLITTPVNAPLFSKAIQTSKSLGFDIELLIIIFPSTEVGLPEGIERTNLRRHQEQTDKYFKAINLLKQQVEPILEQHRPHCLVADSLFPWATEVSAKFGIPRIIFHGPGFFPLCAITSVMRHQPQREVSSDSKSFVVPGLPDKIKMTKNKLVPFLALDGESELIKVVKASSVADETSYGIIVNSFYELEPNYADHYRKVLGRKAWHIGPASLCETENDKLERGREGSAVEVHECLNWLDSKEPNSVVYICFGSLANFSDCQLLEIALALEASRQQFIWVVKKEKKDKEEWLPEGFEQKMEGNGLIVRGWAPQLLILQHKAIGAFLTHCGWNSTLEAVCAGMPMITWPISADQFYNEKLVTEILGIGVAVGAEKWEDDSVKSEASVKKETIEKAVTELMVGPEKEEMRSKVLALKELARRAVAVGGSSFSDLTALIEELKSLRP is encoded by the coding sequence ATGGAAATCAAAACCGATCAGCAGCTTCACATTTTCTTCCTTCCCTATATGGCTCAAGGTCACACTTTACCCCTCATAGACATAGCGAAACTGTTTGCTTCACGTGGTGTGAAGTCCACCTTAATAACCACCCCTGTCAATGCACCACTTTTCTCCAAAGCAATCCAAACCAGCAAAAGTTTAGGTTTCGATATTGAACTTCTTATCATCATATTCCCATCTACTGAAGTCGGGTTGCCTGAAGGTATTGAAAGAACTAACTTGCGTAGACACCAAGAGCAGACGGATAAGTACTTCAAAGCCATCAATCTCCTTAAGCAGCAAGTTGAGCCGATTTTAGAACAACATCGTCCGCACTGTCTTGTTGCAGATTCTTTGTTTCCTTGGGCTACAGAGGTTTCTGCCAAGTTTGGGATTCCAAGGATCATCTTTCATGGACCTGGTTTTTTCCCCTTGTGTGCCATAACTAGTGTGATGCGCCACCAACCTCAGAGGGAGGTTTCATCTGATTCTAAATCTTTTGTTGTTCCTGGTCTCCCAGATAAGATTAAGATGACAAAAAACAAGTTGGTTCCTTTTCTTGCTTTAGATGGTGAGTCAGAACTCATCAAAGTGGTGAAAGCATCCAGTGTGGCTGATGAAACAAGCTATGGGATTATAGTTAACAGCTTCTATGAACTTGAACCAAATTATGCAGATCACTATAGGAAGGTGCTTGGCAGGAAAGCATGGCATATTGGTCCAGCGTCTTTATGCGAGACAGAAAACGACAAACTAGAGAGGGGAAGAGAAGGCTCAGCAGTTGAAGTACATGAGTGCCTGAACTGGCTTGATTCCAAGGAGCCCAATTCAGttgtttatatatgttttggaAGCCTGGCCAATTTCAGTGATTGTCAGCTCCTAGAGATTGCTTTGGCTCTCGAGGCATCTCGACAGCAATTCATTTGGGttgtaaagaaagaaaagaaagataaaGAAGAGTGGTTGCCTGAAGGATTTGAGCAAAAAATGGAGGGAAACGGACTGATTGTAAGAGGTTGGGCTCCCCAACTACTGATTCTTCAACACAAAGCAATTGGGGCCTTTCTCACTCACTGTGGATGGAACTCAACCCTTGAAGCAGTGTGTGCTGGGATGCCAATGATCACGTGGCCAATATCTGCAGATCAGTTTTACAATGAGAAGTTGGTCACTGAGATACTTGGGATTGGGGTTGCTGTTGGTGCCGAAAAATGGGAGGATGATAGTGTGAAAAGTGAAGCCAGTGTGAAGAAGGAGACCATAGAGAAGGCTGTGACTGAATTAATGGTTGGTCCTGAAAAAGAGGAAATGAGAAGCAAAGTTCTTGCACTCAAAGAGCTCGCAAGGAGAGCCGTTGCAGTAGGTGGTTCATCCTTCTCAGATTTAACTGCTCTAATTGAAGAGTTGAAGTCTCTCAGGCCTTGA
- the LOC126783632 gene encoding UDP-glucose flavonoid 3-O-glucosyltransferase 7-like: METKPCRQLHIFFLPFMVSGHTLPLIDLAKLFASRGVKCTIAATHANSPIISKAIQTSKGFGFEIDLVLIKFPSNEVGLPEGIDSTKFVRTEEMRGKFLKAITLLEQQVERVLHQHQPHCLVADFLFHWATDVATKFKIPRLVFHGTGFFALCAIKSTMMYQPHMKVSSDSESFVVPSLPDEIKMTQNQLAPFLTLNGKTELNKLIKKSREAEERSYGIVVNSFYELEPEYADHYKNVLGKKSWHIGPVSLCNIVEEDKAERGREGSVDEVQACLNWLNSKRLNSVVYICFGSMTKFSDSQLVEIAYGLEASRQKFIWVVNKERNDKEEWFPEGFEQRIEGKGLVIRGWAPQLPILQHEAVGAFLTHCGWNSILEGVSAGVPMITWPVSADQFYNEKLVTQILGIGVAVGAQKWEDGSLLSEASVKREAIEKAVTGFMVGEKQEDMRTRVLALGMMARGAVAEGGSSFSDLTALIEELSFLGC; encoded by the coding sequence ATGGAAACCAAACCTTGCCGACAGCTTCACATTTTCTTCCTTCCATTTATGGTTTCAGGCCACACTTTACCCCTTATAGACCTAGCCAAACTATTTGCTTCACGCGGTGTAAAATGCACAATAGCAGCAACCCATGCCAATTCACCAATCATCTCCAAAGCAATCCAAACTAGCAAAGGTTTCGGTTTTGAAATTGATCTTGTTCTCATCAAATTCCCATCCAATGAAGTTGGTTTGCCTGAAGGAATTGATAGTACTAAATTTGTGAGAACCGAAGAGATGAGGGGAAAGTTCTTGAAAGCCATCACACTGCTTGAACAACAGGTAGAGCGGGTTTTACACCAACATCAACCTCATTGCCTTGTTGCAGACTTTTTATTTCACTGGGCTACAGATGTTGCTACAAAGTTTAAGATTCCCAGGCTTGTGTTTCATGGAACTGGTTTCTTCGCATTGTGTGCTATAAAGAGTACAATGATGTACCAACCTCACATGAAGGTATCATCAGATTCAGAATCTTTTGTGGTTCCTAGTCTCCCAGATGAGATCAAGATGACACAAAACCAGCTAGCACCTTTTCTTACTCTAAATGGTAAGACAGAACTGAATAAGTTGATTAAAAAATCTAGAGAGGCTGAGGAAAGGAGCTATGGTATTGTCGTAAACAGCTTCTATGAACTTGAACCAGAATATGCAGATCACTACAAGAACGTGTTGGGGAAGAAGTCATGGCATATTGGCCCAGTTTCTTTATGCAATATTGTAGAAGAAGATAAAGCAGAGAGGGGAAGGGAAGGCTCGGTTGATGAAGTGCAGGCGTGCTTGAACTGGCTAAATTCTAAGAGGCTCAATTCGGttgtttatatatgttttggaAGCATGACCAAATTCAGTGATAGTCAGCTGGTAGAAATTGCCTACGGTCTTGAGGCTTCTCGGCAAAAATTTATTTGGGTTGTGAACAAAGAAAGGAATGACAAAGAAGAATGGTTTCCTGAAGGATTTGAGCAGAGAATTGAGGGGAAGGGACTAGTGATAAGAGGTTGGGCTCCCCAACTACCGATTCTTCAACATGAAGCTGTTGGGGCCTTTCTCACTCATTGTGGGTGGAACTCGATCCTTGAAGGTGTCTCTGCAGGGGTTCCAATGATCACCTGGCCGGTGTCTGCAGACCAGTTTTACAATGAGAAGTTGGTGACTCAGATACTTGGCATTGGGGTTGCCGTTGGTGCTCAAAAGTGGGAGGATGGTAGCTTGCTGAGCGAAGCCAGTGTCAAGAGGGAGGCCATAGAGAAGGCTGTGACTGGATTCATGGTGGGTGAAAAACAAGAAGACATGAGAACCAGAGTGCTTGCACTTGGAATGATGGCAAGGGGGGCGGTTGCTGAAGGTGGTTCATCGTTCTCCGATTTAACTGCTCTAATTGAAGAGTTGAGCTTCCTGGGGTGTTAA